Proteins from a genomic interval of Chryseobacterium indologenes:
- a CDS encoding NAD-dependent epimerase/dehydratase family protein has translation MVFVTGATGILGRIIVLELLKRGKEVRASKRPGSNLNEVRHSYRFYTDNPDDFFNKIEWVDVNFNDPDSLQAALKGIEEVYHCAAKVSFHPKDEKEMYQTNIKGTERLLFACEGSDVKKFLHVSSVAVLDNYNEKGELDEDSDFNPKLEHSAYAISKHLSEMEVWRASAEGLNVVIINPGMIIGSGNWNQSSGELFSTFEDNSFTFAGGSAYVDVRDVAKTAIELMENNIFGERFIIVAENNRYAEIAKQIRSKLGLQDAKILSQSLLNLGRFANILFGWLIPKLRMVTKSNIEAISSFNTISNHKVKEKLNYRFIPVKESIDFHLNNYINDKKLKK, from the coding sequence ATGGTTTTTGTAACGGGTGCAACCGGAATTCTGGGAAGAATAATTGTACTGGAACTTCTTAAAAGAGGTAAAGAGGTACGTGCTTCCAAAAGACCGGGCAGCAATTTAAACGAGGTAAGGCATTCATACCGCTTTTATACAGACAATCCTGATGATTTTTTTAATAAAATCGAATGGGTTGATGTTAATTTTAATGATCCTGATTCTTTACAAGCTGCTTTAAAAGGTATAGAAGAAGTATATCACTGTGCCGCAAAAGTAAGCTTTCATCCTAAAGATGAAAAAGAAATGTACCAGACCAATATCAAAGGTACAGAACGTTTATTGTTTGCCTGCGAAGGATCTGATGTTAAAAAATTTCTGCATGTAAGTTCTGTTGCTGTATTAGATAATTATAATGAAAAAGGAGAGTTGGATGAAGATTCCGATTTTAATCCGAAACTGGAACATTCAGCGTACGCTATTTCTAAACATTTATCCGAAATGGAGGTCTGGAGAGCTTCTGCAGAAGGATTAAACGTTGTCATTATCAATCCGGGAATGATTATAGGAAGCGGAAACTGGAACCAGAGCAGCGGAGAGCTCTTTTCTACTTTTGAAGATAACAGTTTTACCTTTGCAGGAGGTTCTGCCTATGTGGACGTACGCGACGTCGCAAAAACAGCCATTGAGCTGATGGAAAACAATATCTTCGGTGAACGTTTTATTATCGTCGCTGAAAATAACAGATATGCTGAAATAGCAAAACAAATCAGATCAAAGCTAGGGCTTCAAGACGCTAAAATTCTTAGTCAATCCTTACTCAATCTGGGACGTTTCGCCAATATCCTTTTCGGATGGTTGATCCCGAAGCTGAGAATGGTTACAAAATCAAATATTGAGGCTATATCTTCGTTCAATACCATTTCCAATCACAAAGTCAAAGAAAAACTGAATTACCGGTTTATTCCCGTAAAAGAAAGTATAGACTTTCATTTAAACAATTATATTAACGACAAAAAGCTGAAGAAATGA
- a CDS encoding MvdD family ATP-grasp ribosomal peptide maturase, with translation MNKILIITHTEDNFSIEKVTEYIEKNNCEVIRFDVDLYPLHNRLSTVFQDGEWISILDTPDAQYRLDDISAIWYRRAYNIGKGLKEEIDSKFYGAAMGEIRNTLFGFFESVDAYSLGKPSVYRRLDSKEEQLKVAQKIGLTIPDTCLTNNPEEARKFIVKNKNVVAKMQTGFAIYENGVENVVFTNVVHEDKLEELDSLLYCPMQFQRMIEKKRELRITIVGRDVYAFEIDSQQSEDAKIDWRKDGIKLIDKWVRTELPADVEAKLLELLDVYHVDYGAIDMIVSPEDEYYFIEINAAGEFFWLDNLTDGNLISKSIAELLCDKAPRRNNMVMA, from the coding sequence ATGAATAAAATTTTAATTATAACCCATACCGAAGATAACTTTTCAATTGAAAAAGTAACAGAATACATCGAAAAAAATAACTGTGAAGTGATCCGTTTTGATGTTGACCTATACCCTTTGCACAATAGACTTTCAACTGTTTTCCAGGACGGAGAATGGATCAGCATTCTCGATACTCCTGACGCCCAATACCGCTTAGATGATATCTCAGCCATTTGGTACAGAAGAGCATATAATATAGGGAAAGGTCTGAAAGAAGAAATAGACTCAAAATTTTACGGAGCGGCAATGGGAGAAATCCGCAATACGCTCTTTGGTTTTTTTGAATCTGTAGATGCCTATTCATTAGGTAAACCCAGTGTCTACAGAAGGCTTGACAGTAAGGAAGAACAGCTGAAGGTTGCTCAAAAAATCGGGCTTACTATTCCTGATACCTGTCTTACCAACAATCCTGAAGAAGCAAGAAAATTTATTGTAAAGAATAAGAACGTTGTAGCGAAAATGCAGACTGGTTTTGCTATTTATGAAAATGGAGTGGAAAATGTAGTCTTTACCAATGTCGTACATGAAGATAAACTTGAAGAGCTTGATTCGCTGTTGTATTGCCCGATGCAGTTTCAAAGAATGATTGAAAAGAAAAGAGAGCTTCGGATCACCATTGTAGGCAGAGATGTGTATGCTTTTGAAATTGATTCGCAGCAATCTGAGGATGCAAAGATTGACTGGAGAAAAGACGGTATTAAACTGATTGATAAATGGGTCCGAACTGAGCTTCCTGCCGATGTTGAAGCAAAACTGTTGGAGCTGCTGGATGTATATCACGTTGATTACGGAGCGATAGACATGATTGTTTCCCCTGAAGATGAGTATTATTTCATCGAGATCAATGCCGCCGGAGAATTCTTCTGGCTGGATAATCTTACCGACGGAAACCTGATCTCCAAAAGTATCGCAGAACTTCTTTGTGATAAAGCTCCGAGAAGAAATAATATGGTAATGGCTTAA
- a CDS encoding ATP-grasp ribosomal peptide maturase, which produces MILCITHSQDYYNIDLFFAYLSSQNVPYFRLNSDRLNHFQKISVTENSFELTDEYGNSIHSEQIQGVWHRKAWKISVPEELDPDYEKIFLSEYASLRYNLITVLEDIPWINPYETEKKIDGNKMFQLKTAEKNRLIIPETVFSNNEEKIKNFFHQYCNGKAIAKLHGVTAKTMSGENMISTTVIEEDSLEHLSDIAYCPMIFQPYIEKEYELRIVYIDGEFFTGKINNSENTDWRLTREEYFWSAYELPDQIKENLTSMMQEMGLYLGAIDMIKGKDGKYYFLEVNPQGEWGMLQKELNFPIAEKIADNLIKRINFHE; this is translated from the coding sequence ATGATTCTCTGCATCACCCATTCACAGGATTATTATAATATAGACCTCTTCTTTGCATATCTTTCTTCTCAGAATGTCCCTTATTTCAGATTAAACTCTGATCGTCTGAACCATTTCCAGAAGATCAGTGTAACCGAAAATTCTTTTGAATTGACAGATGAATACGGAAATAGCATTCATTCTGAACAGATCCAAGGAGTATGGCACCGGAAAGCCTGGAAAATAAGTGTTCCGGAAGAACTGGACCCGGATTATGAGAAAATATTCCTGAGTGAATATGCAAGTCTGAGATATAACCTGATTACTGTTTTAGAAGATATTCCCTGGATCAACCCTTATGAAACTGAAAAGAAGATCGACGGAAATAAGATGTTTCAGCTGAAAACTGCAGAAAAAAACAGACTTATCATTCCTGAAACCGTTTTCTCCAATAACGAAGAAAAAATAAAAAACTTCTTTCATCAGTACTGCAACGGAAAAGCAATAGCTAAGCTCCATGGTGTAACGGCAAAAACAATGTCGGGGGAAAACATGATTTCCACGACAGTTATTGAAGAAGACTCTCTGGAGCACCTGTCAGATATTGCCTATTGTCCGATGATCTTTCAGCCCTATATTGAAAAAGAATATGAATTACGCATTGTATATATCGATGGCGAATTTTTTACAGGGAAAATCAACAACAGTGAAAACACAGACTGGCGATTGACGCGTGAAGAGTATTTTTGGTCAGCTTATGAACTTCCTGATCAGATAAAAGAAAATCTTACATCCATGATGCAGGAAATGGGGCTCTATCTTGGCGCTATCGATATGATCAAAGGAAAAGACGGAAAATATTATTTCCTCGAAGTGAATCCACAGGGAGAATGGGGAATGCTGCAAAAAGAACTGAACTTTCCCATCGCAGAAAAAATTGCCGATAATCTTATCAAAAGAATTAATTTCCATGAATAA
- a CDS encoding microviridin/marinostatin family tricyclic proteinase inhibitor yields the protein MKGNNSKKKPFFASFLEKQVKDPETVKGGTDMSIPERDAITKPAIDTVTSPKDDMQHTMKYPSDGDEDTVSVPL from the coding sequence ATGAAAGGTAACAACTCAAAAAAGAAGCCGTTTTTCGCATCATTCCTGGAAAAACAAGTGAAAGATCCGGAAACCGTAAAAGGAGGTACAGACATGTCTATTCCTGAAAGAGATGCTATTACTAAACCAGCTATCGATACAGTGACTTCTCCAAAAGATGATATGCAGCACACGATGAAGTATCCTTCTGATGGTGATGAAGATACAGTATCTGTTCCTTTATAA
- a CDS encoding microviridin/marinostatin family tricyclic proteinase inhibitor codes for MENKNSKKKPFFATFLEKQIKDPETVKGGSTITLITVDTVTSAIKDHITTAALEDSVSTHKNDNVTMKYPSDGDEDVLEA; via the coding sequence ATGGAAAACAAAAATTCAAAGAAGAAGCCGTTTTTCGCAACATTCTTGGAAAAACAAATTAAAGATCCTGAAACAGTGAAAGGAGGCTCTACGATTACTTTAATTACTGTAGATACTGTAACCTCAGCGATCAAAGATCATATTACTACTGCAGCTCTTGAGGATAGCGTGAGCACGCATAAAAATGATAATGTAACCATGAAATATCCGTCCGATGGTGACGAGGATGTTTTAGAAGCATAA
- a CDS encoding alpha/beta fold hydrolase has protein sequence MEILNSKIFGENQSGTPLLVFHGLFGMLDNWGSFGKDLGEFIPVHLIDLRNHGRSFHSEDMSHDDLADDIARYMDHYGIQKAHVLGHSLGGKAVMQFAIQYPEKVEKLIVVDISPKAYPPHHQGIIKALETVDFNTVGSRNEVEAVLNQYIPERSTVQFLTKNLYWDDNKKLKWRFNLKTLSEKYNEFVSNAVKFGVFEGETLFIAGAKSNYILPQDEYGIKQQFPKAQIVTVKNAGHWVQAENPVDFAIVVKQFLNIG, from the coding sequence ATGGAAATTTTAAATTCAAAAATATTTGGCGAGAACCAATCCGGTACGCCGCTTCTTGTATTCCACGGATTATTTGGAATGCTTGATAACTGGGGAAGTTTTGGAAAAGACCTGGGAGAGTTTATTCCGGTGCATCTTATTGACCTTCGAAACCATGGCAGAAGCTTCCATTCGGAGGATATGTCACATGATGATCTGGCAGACGATATTGCCCGCTATATGGATCATTACGGCATTCAGAAAGCTCATGTTTTAGGACATTCCCTGGGCGGGAAAGCGGTAATGCAGTTTGCTATACAATATCCTGAAAAAGTTGAAAAACTGATTGTTGTAGATATTTCTCCAAAAGCGTATCCTCCCCATCATCAGGGCATTATAAAAGCGCTTGAAACTGTAGATTTTAACACAGTGGGGTCAAGAAATGAAGTAGAAGCTGTCCTGAATCAATATATTCCTGAAAGGTCTACAGTTCAGTTCCTTACTAAAAACCTGTATTGGGATGACAATAAAAAATTGAAATGGAGATTTAATCTTAAGACATTATCGGAAAAATATAATGAATTTGTTTCGAATGCTGTAAAGTTCGGTGTTTTCGAAGGTGAAACGTTATTCATCGCCGGCGCGAAGTCCAATTATATCCTACCACAGGATGAATACGGCATAAAACAGCAGTTTCCGAAAGCTCAAATTGTTACCGTAAAAAATGCAGGACATTGGGTTCAGGCTGAAAATCCTGTGGATTTTGCAATTGTTGTTAAGCAGTTTTTGAATATTGGTTAA
- a CDS encoding pyridoxine 5'-phosphate synthase produces the protein MTKLSVNINKIATLRNARGGETPSVTEAAVKIQEFGGQGITIHPRPDERHITRKDVYDLKPLVTTEFNIEGNPHKSFIDMVLEVKPEQVTLVPDADDAITSNAGWDTKKHLEYLTEIITEFKNAGIRTSIFLDPLPELIESAAKTGADRIELYTEAYAKDYFNNKELAIKPYYDTAVEATKLGLGINAGHDLSLDNLKYFADHIPNLLEVSIGHALVSEALYMGLENTVQAYLKRLAKW, from the coding sequence ATGACAAAACTAAGCGTAAACATTAATAAAATTGCGACCTTAAGAAATGCAAGAGGAGGTGAGACACCAAGTGTCACAGAAGCAGCAGTAAAAATTCAGGAATTTGGCGGACAGGGGATTACAATTCACCCAAGACCGGATGAAAGACATATCACAAGAAAAGATGTCTATGATCTGAAACCATTGGTTACGACTGAGTTTAATATTGAAGGAAATCCCCACAAAAGCTTTATTGATATGGTGCTGGAGGTAAAACCTGAACAGGTAACGCTGGTTCCTGATGCTGATGACGCTATTACTTCCAATGCAGGGTGGGATACTAAAAAACACCTTGAGTACCTTACTGAAATTATTACGGAATTTAAGAATGCCGGAATTCGTACCTCCATCTTTTTAGATCCGTTACCTGAGCTTATCGAATCTGCTGCAAAAACAGGAGCCGATAGAATAGAGCTGTATACCGAAGCGTATGCAAAAGATTATTTTAACAATAAAGAGCTCGCCATCAAACCTTATTACGATACTGCAGTAGAAGCCACAAAATTGGGTCTGGGAATCAATGCCGGACATGACTTAAGCTTAGACAATTTAAAATATTTTGCTGATCATATTCCTAATTTACTTGAAGTCTCAATCGGTCATGCACTCGTATCTGAAGCACTTTATATGGGATTGGAAAATACAGTTCAGGCTTATCTGAAAAGGCTGGCAAAATGGTAA
- a CDS encoding mechanosensitive ion channel, with translation MKNEIQDTRDFLQNISDQIHYFVRDHVYPDLALPTQIMLKFIFLAGLIYLLDFIFKLIVNTVFKYFFDKEKYPVLKSIYDSRITNSVVHLGALNFAGYALLSVFYRHPKSFALLEIIVSVATIFVIAGMLFRALTAFRNYFVIKQDYYKIMTLNAISETVKIFGIFVLSVIGICIVFGIKGGTILGSLGAITAVLVLVFRDTILGFVTGLHVATSKNMKVGDWISIPKYSIEGNITEINLLTTKITNFDKTVSTIPTYDLLTTEIKNLQVMSESNTRRIKKSIYFNINSFKYLTDEDIERLKEINLISEYLEKKRQEIKSEKESLQHRDKIINGRQLTNIGVFRYYAQKYIENDPDVDKNGTRMVRQLEITPQGLPLEIYCFANDSKWEHFEQIQADIFDHLLVASKEFELQVMQVSVKV, from the coding sequence ATGAAAAACGAAATACAAGATACCCGGGATTTTCTGCAGAATATCAGTGATCAGATCCATTATTTTGTGAGAGATCATGTATATCCTGATTTGGCACTTCCCACTCAGATCATGTTGAAATTTATATTTCTGGCAGGTCTCATCTATCTTTTGGATTTCATCTTTAAATTAATCGTTAATACTGTTTTCAAATATTTTTTTGATAAAGAAAAGTATCCTGTTTTAAAATCAATCTATGATTCAAGAATTACAAACTCAGTAGTTCATTTAGGAGCACTGAACTTTGCAGGATACGCATTACTGTCTGTATTTTACAGACATCCCAAAAGTTTTGCATTGCTGGAAATCATTGTAAGTGTGGCCACTATCTTTGTGATTGCAGGAATGCTTTTCAGGGCTTTGACAGCTTTCAGAAACTACTTTGTGATCAAGCAGGATTATTATAAAATCATGACCCTTAATGCCATTTCTGAAACAGTCAAAATTTTTGGAATTTTTGTACTGTCGGTTATCGGTATCTGTATTGTTTTCGGGATAAAAGGAGGAACTATTTTAGGAAGTTTAGGAGCCATTACAGCTGTTTTAGTATTGGTTTTCAGAGATACTATTTTAGGATTTGTAACCGGACTCCATGTGGCTACCTCAAAAAATATGAAAGTGGGAGACTGGATCAGTATTCCAAAATACAGTATTGAAGGAAATATTACAGAAATCAACCTTCTTACCACAAAAATCACCAATTTTGACAAGACAGTTTCTACTATTCCTACTTACGATTTACTGACAACGGAGATCAAAAACCTTCAGGTGATGTCTGAATCCAATACCAGAAGGATCAAGAAATCTATTTATTTTAATATTAATTCTTTTAAATATCTTACAGATGAGGATATAGAAAGATTAAAAGAAATCAATCTCATTTCTGAATACCTGGAAAAGAAACGGCAGGAAATAAAAAGTGAGAAAGAAAGCTTACAGCACAGAGATAAAATCATTAATGGCAGGCAATTGACCAATATCGGGGTGTTCAGATATTACGCGCAGAAGTATATAGAAAATGATCCTGATGTTGATAAAAATGGCACCAGAATGGTCCGTCAGCTGGAAATCACTCCACAAGGGCTTCCTCTGGAAATTTATTGTTTTGCCAATGATTCGAAATGGGAGCATTTTGAACAAATTCAGGCGGATATCTTTGACCATCTGCTGGTCGCATCAAAGGAATTTGAGCTTCAGGTAATGCAGGTAAGCGTTAAGGTCTGA
- a CDS encoding DUF456 domain-containing protein — MDTTIINILCLVLLLVGILGTFLPVLPGLLLSICGLLIYKFGTDADLPMIYIWAFSILTIASVVLSYVIPAKTNRKYGGTRWGSIGSVIGTIVGLFLPIPLGFLIGMFAGVFIGEMLHDSKDMNKALQSTKGALIGFIYGTGFSFVVGVAMFLVVLLNMFDII; from the coding sequence ATGGATACTACAATCATCAATATTCTATGTCTTGTTTTATTATTGGTCGGGATACTGGGAACTTTTCTTCCGGTACTTCCGGGATTATTATTAAGCATCTGTGGTCTTTTGATCTATAAATTCGGGACAGATGCTGATCTTCCTATGATTTATATCTGGGCTTTCAGTATTCTTACCATCGCTTCTGTGGTACTCAGCTATGTAATTCCTGCCAAAACGAACAGAAAATATGGAGGAACCCGCTGGGGAAGCATCGGTTCAGTGATCGGAACTATTGTAGGACTGTTCCTTCCCATTCCGCTCGGCTTTCTGATCGGAATGTTTGCAGGAGTGTTTATTGGTGAGATGCTTCATGATAGCAAGGATATGAATAAAGCCCTGCAATCTACCAAGGGAGCGTTGATCGGATTCATTTATGGAACCGGTTTCAGTTTTGTAGTGGGAGTGGCAATGTTTTTGGTGGTACTTTTAAATATGTTCGATATTATTTAA
- a CDS encoding uracil-DNA glycosylase, producing the protein MTWTEILAPIKSTEYFKTLWEKVKNEYATTKVFPPKNQIFRALEITPFEDVEVVIIGQDPYHNDYQANGLCFSVSEQVAAPPSLKNIFIELKDDLGVVRTSKELDDWGKQGVLLLNATLTVRAHTPNSHKDLGWEKFTDFIIKEISDKKENVVFVLWGAFAQKKAELIDPAKHFILKSAHPSPFSVYRGFFGSKPFSKINEYLVSKGKKPISW; encoded by the coding sequence ATGACCTGGACAGAAATTTTAGCCCCAATAAAAAGCACTGAATATTTTAAAACACTTTGGGAAAAAGTGAAAAACGAGTATGCTACAACAAAAGTTTTTCCCCCGAAAAATCAGATTTTCAGAGCATTGGAAATTACTCCATTCGAAGATGTAGAAGTTGTGATCATTGGTCAGGATCCTTATCATAATGATTATCAGGCTAACGGATTGTGTTTTTCTGTTTCCGAGCAGGTTGCCGCTCCGCCTTCACTGAAAAATATTTTTATTGAATTGAAAGATGATTTGGGCGTGGTGCGAACGTCAAAAGAGCTGGATGACTGGGGAAAACAAGGCGTTTTGTTATTAAATGCAACCCTTACAGTCCGGGCACATACCCCAAACTCTCATAAAGATCTCGGATGGGAAAAATTCACCGATTTTATCATTAAAGAGATCTCCGATAAAAAGGAAAATGTAGTCTTTGTTTTATGGGGAGCTTTTGCACAGAAAAAAGCCGAACTGATAGATCCGGCCAAGCACTTTATTCTGAAATCTGCACATCCTTCGCCATTCTCTGTTTACAGAGGTTTTTTTGGAAGTAAGCCGTTCTCAAAAATTAATGAATATCTTGTTTCTAAAGGCAAGAAGCCTATTTCCTGGTAG
- a CDS encoding GNAT family N-acetyltransferase — MEIETDRLLLKEINESHIDDILKIRSNEMINQYVKRNSPKNNYDALEFILHIRKKTQDKEMIFWGISDKGQQNLIGTICLWNFSQDRKTAEIGYELLPEYHRMGVMTEALRSVLQYGFTILNLQEVLAFTDKNNKSSQRLLIKGGFVLQEAKDNGEKNENLLFMLKNERMKV, encoded by the coding sequence ATGGAAATAGAAACGGATCGATTATTATTAAAAGAAATTAACGAAAGCCATATTGATGATATCCTGAAAATCAGAAGTAATGAAATGATTAATCAGTATGTGAAAAGGAATTCACCAAAAAATAATTACGATGCACTGGAATTTATACTGCACATCAGAAAAAAGACACAAGATAAGGAGATGATCTTCTGGGGGATTTCTGATAAAGGCCAACAAAACCTGATAGGAACCATTTGCCTGTGGAACTTTTCTCAAGATAGAAAAACTGCAGAAATCGGGTACGAACTGCTTCCAGAATACCACCGGATGGGAGTGATGACAGAAGCACTGCGGTCTGTTTTACAATATGGATTTACTATTCTGAATTTGCAAGAAGTTCTTGCATTTACCGACAAAAATAATAAAAGTTCTCAGAGGCTCCTTATAAAAGGTGGCTTTGTTCTGCAGGAAGCAAAAGATAATGGAGAAAAAAATGAAAACTTGCTTTTTATGTTAAAAAATGAAAGAATGAAAGTGTAA
- a CDS encoding acyl-CoA thioesterase produces MTTEERIEASETRIFKAVFPNTTNHYDTLFGGTAMQLMDEVAFITATRFARKRVVTVSSDKIDFKKPIPAGTIVELIGKVSYVGKTSMKVNVEIFTEQMYSYEREKAIIGDFTFVAIDEFKKPIQIL; encoded by the coding sequence ATGACTACAGAAGAAAGAATTGAAGCATCCGAAACAAGAATCTTTAAAGCGGTTTTTCCTAACACTACCAACCATTATGATACTCTTTTTGGAGGCACGGCTATGCAGCTGATGGATGAGGTGGCTTTCATTACCGCAACCCGTTTCGCAAGAAAAAGAGTGGTAACGGTAAGCAGTGACAAAATTGATTTCAAAAAACCAATCCCGGCAGGAACAATTGTAGAGTTGATCGGAAAAGTTTCATATGTAGGAAAAACGAGTATGAAGGTAAATGTTGAGATCTTTACCGAGCAAATGTACTCTTACGAGCGAGAAAAAGCGATTATAGGTGATTTTACTTTTGTAGCGATTGATGAATTCAAGAAACCAATTCAGATACTATAA